The following are from one region of the Coffea eugenioides isolate CCC68of chromosome 2, Ceug_1.0, whole genome shotgun sequence genome:
- the LOC113762069 gene encoding organ-specific protein S2-like, with translation MASPVALIALISLVLFAGITEARKDPGEYWQGVAARNDQALLEAIPHLVRIDSTLSDTKKITTASDCHTSNKKDSVAEAANNKKSVFATDFEPRPNLSAYGDDAKLKKKEEKTFTKDFEPRPGASFYAN, from the exons ATGGCTTCACCTGTTGCACTCATCGCTCTCATCTCGCTGGTCCTG TTTGCGGGCATCACAGAAGCAAGAAAAGACCCTGGAGAGTACTGGCAAGGTGTTGCTGCTAGAAATGATCAGGCTCTGTTGGAAGCAATTCCGCACCTTGTCCGCATAGATTCCACCCTCTCCGACACGAAGAAAATTACGACTGCTAGTGATTGTCACACTTCCAACAAAAAGGATTCTGTAGCAGAAGCTGCAAACAACAAGAAGTCCGTCTTTGCCACAGACTTCGAACCAAGACCCAACTTATCCGCCTATGGAGATGATGCTAAATtgaagaagaaggaagaaaaaacttTCACGAAAGACTTCGAGCCAAGGCCTGGTGCTAGCTTCTACGCCAATTAG